One Mytilus trossulus isolate FHL-02 chromosome 5, PNRI_Mtr1.1.1.hap1, whole genome shotgun sequence DNA segment encodes these proteins:
- the LOC134718263 gene encoding uncharacterized protein LOC134718263 produces MAQQNKPSQSALIHKKRKCDDSVLCREDDSWPRFIVIKGTEEKPISKISPFVIHKQIQSVAGTVKKVSKMRSGNLLVECSNKSQSTNLLTMSTISNFPVSASPHNSLNSCKGIIRDRSQYLDDLTVEEIGEKLSSQGVTNVIRFQIKKNGNIIKLNTYLLTFRTPTPPPSITLGCFGIRVDMFIPNPIRCFTCQKFGHGSKQCRGKQRCFKCSDEGHEGTNCHSESSKCVNCGESHFSSSRDCPVYLKEKNIIKIKTERNISYPEAKQIASVSNDLLVSNRPSGESVWDLPSDIDDSSTSKSLPSSASKKVSSSSSTLSTRAPSPLRSQEKKDVQKKPGNTSSQKSSDSRSRGRGRGGVTPAARSPGDRRLSSHNRFSTLIETEMETESVPPPERSRSQGERNKNAGKLDSIRPSFIK; encoded by the exons ATGGCACAACAAAACAAACCCTCTCAATCAGCTTTAATAcacaagaaaagaaaatgtgatgATTCAGTGCTCTGTCGGGAAGATGACAGTTGGCCcagatttattgtaataaaaggaACAGAAGAAAaaccaatttcaaaaatatcgcCCTTTGTAAttcacaaacaaattcaaagcgTTGCTGGTACtgttaaaaaagtttcaaaaatgagATCTGGCAATTTGTTGGTTGAATGTTCCAACAAAAgtcaatcaacaaatttactTACAATGTCTACAATATCAAACTTTCCTGTTTCTGCCTCTCCTCATAACAGTTTGAACAGCTGTAAGGGGATCATTCGAGACAGAAGTCAATACCTTGATGACCTTACCGTGGAAGAAATCGGTGAGAAACTTTCAAGCCAAGGTGTAACTAATGTTAttagatttcaaattaaaaagaatggaaatataatcaaattaaatacttaTCTTTTGACCTTTAGAACTCCAACTCCTCCTCCATCTATTACTTTAGGTTGCTTCGGAATCAGAGTTGACATGTTTATCCCAAACCCAATTCGATGCTTTACTTGTCAAAAGTTTGGTCATGGAAGCAAACAATGTCGTGGTAAGCAGAGATGCTTCAAGTGTTCTGACGAAGGACACGAGGGAACAAACTGTCACTCTGAATCTTCTAAATGTGTAAACTGTGGTGAATCCCATTTTTCATCGTCTAGGGACTGCCCTGTTtaccttaaagaaaaaaatattattaaaattaaaacagaaagaaacatTAGTTACCCAGAAGCTAAACAGATAGCTTCTGTTTCGAATGATCTCCTCGTTTCAAACAGACCATC CGGTGAATCTGTCTGGGATCTTCCCAGTGACATAGATGATTCTTCCACCTCCAAAAGTCTTCCTTCATCTGCATCCAAGAAGGTATCTTCTTCGTCCAGTACACTGTCTACCAGAGCCCCATCTCCTCTTCGTTCTCAAGAAAAGAAGGATGTCCAAAAGAAGCCAGGAAATACATCCTCTCAGAAGTCTTCTGATTCGAGGTCGCGGGGTAGGGGTCGAGGCGGAGTAACACCAGCTGCGCGTAGTCCTGGAGATCGAAGACTCTCCTCGCACAACAGATTTTCTACACTTATCGAAACTGAAATGGAAACTGAAAGTGTTCCGCCACCCGAAAGATCACGATCTCAGGGTGAGCGAAATAAGAATGCTGGCAAACTCGACAGCATTCGcccttcttttattaaataa